One window from the genome of Hydra vulgaris chromosome 02, alternate assembly HydraT2T_AEP encodes:
- the LOC136076251 gene encoding uncharacterized protein LOC136076251 has protein sequence MVGGVNLGVKGVEIERAHRVGFRKEARSRTIILKLLRFKDKSNILKETRKLKGRNIYANEDFSQETARIRRKLFSEAKVRKLNGENVIVRYDKLIILKNVYNNSKRYS, from the coding sequence atggttggaggtgtAAATTTAGGAGTAAAAGGAGTCGAAATTGAAAGAGCGCATCGAGTTGGATTTAGAAAAGAAGCCCGATCCCGAACCATTATATTGAAGTTGTTAAGGTTTAAAGATAAATCAAACATTCTAAAAGAAACAAGAAAGCTCAAAGGTCGGAATATTTACGCGAATGAAGATTTCTCTCAAGAGACGGCAAGAATACGAAGGAAGTTATTTTCTGAAGCGAAAGTGAGAAAATTAAATGGAGAAAATGTAATCGTCAGGTATgacaaacttattattttaaaaaatgtttataataattcaAAACGATATAGCTAG